One window of Methanogenium organophilum genomic DNA carries:
- a CDS encoding redox-regulated ATPase YchF: MLTIAIAGKPNCGKSTFFTASTLAPAEIANYPFTTIDANTGVAYLRIPCACQELGIECGNCTNGVRFIPVALIDVAGLVPDAHQGKGLGNQFLDHLREADVIIHIIDGSGGTDSEGNPVDVGSHDPREDIGFIEYEMSMWIYGILEKNWPKMQRSTQQRNYDILDAVAEALAGLKITYEHVRDAEREAGVDLKSCTNDELIKFCSVLVPLSKPMVVVANKADLASEEMRNNLKETGILFASAAGELALRKAVEGGFINYLPGDPTFTIAPDSLLNDAQKKGLMAIQDVMDSLGGTGVQQAVNGSIFDLLDMIVVYPVEDENKFCDGQGRVLPDAFLMKRGSTPHDLAYQVHSDIGDGFLYAVDAKTKMRIKENHELHTGDVIKIVSTKK, translated from the coding sequence ATGCTTACAATTGCTATAGCAGGAAAACCAAATTGTGGAAAATCAACGTTTTTTACCGCATCCACACTCGCACCTGCCGAGATTGCAAATTATCCGTTCACAACGATTGACGCAAACACGGGCGTTGCCTACCTGCGTATCCCATGCGCGTGCCAGGAACTGGGCATTGAGTGCGGCAACTGCACAAACGGTGTCCGCTTCATTCCGGTGGCGCTTATCGATGTTGCAGGACTTGTGCCCGACGCCCACCAGGGGAAAGGACTGGGCAATCAGTTTCTGGACCACCTGAGAGAAGCAGACGTCATCATCCATATCATTGACGGAAGTGGCGGAACAGACAGTGAAGGAAACCCGGTTGATGTAGGATCCCATGACCCGCGCGAAGATATCGGGTTTATTGAATACGAAATGTCCATGTGGATCTACGGCATTCTTGAAAAGAACTGGCCAAAGATGCAGCGTTCAACCCAGCAGCGCAACTATGACATCCTTGATGCTGTCGCAGAGGCCCTTGCAGGCCTCAAGATCACGTATGAACACGTCCGTGATGCTGAACGTGAAGCTGGAGTCGACCTGAAATCCTGCACCAACGATGAACTGATCAAATTCTGTTCCGTCCTCGTGCCCCTAAGCAAACCAATGGTAGTGGTTGCAAACAAGGCAGATCTCGCATCTGAAGAAATGCGCAACAATCTGAAAGAGACCGGCATCTTATTTGCATCTGCAGCCGGTGAACTGGCACTGAGAAAAGCAGTGGAAGGTGGATTTATTAATTATCTGCCCGGAGATCCAACCTTTACCATTGCACCGGACTCCCTACTCAATGATGCCCAGAAGAAAGGTCTCATGGCAATTCAGGACGTTATGGACTCACTGGGCGGCACGGGTGTTCAGCAGGCAGTCAATGGATCCATCTTTGACCTTCTGGATATGATCGTTGTCTACCCGGTAGAAGATGAGAATAAATTCTGTGACGGACAGGGGCGGGTATTGCCGGATGCATTCCTCATGAAACGTGGTTCAACGCCCCATGACCTTGCCTACCAGGTGCACTCCGATATCGGGGACGGATTCTTGTATGCCGTTGACGCAAAGACAAAGATGAGAATCAAGGAAAACCATGAACTGCATACCGGAGACGTCATCAAGATCGTCTCAACCAAAAAATAG
- a CDS encoding MATE family efflux transporter, producing the protein MKSIDLTKGPITRSLLAIAAPLVAGNILQGLVEVADLFFVGRLSPAAIGGVGLAISVIFVLMTLIIGLAGGTTAFVSRYYGESNYPYAGRVLIQALILGFILSVVISVVGALFADEMLSLFQAPVDVIIEGGAYLRVLSLGIVTLVEFWIVSTFFQSIGDTKTPLLIILVINILNIILDPVLIFGIWLVPPMGVSGAAAATVITRAFGLGIGVFLLLTRLNAQMEFTRHLEADLSLMRRILRVAVPNMVQSGVRSVSYLVMYVIIASYGTLALSAFGIVSRIEMFALMPGFGLATAAAVMVGQNLGAENPDRSEQSVWKALELYGGFMAIITVLFLFFGADIAQFFDPSGLSDAYAVSYFQIVSPFYVLIAIAIVLSFALNGAGDTKKPMYATLVSYFLVQVPLALILPALTGTGLAGVWYAMAIGILVQTVALYLMFRSGKWRNIRI; encoded by the coding sequence ATGAAATCAATTGATCTGACAAAGGGCCCTATCACACGCTCCCTTCTTGCTATCGCAGCGCCGCTCGTTGCCGGTAATATTCTTCAGGGGCTTGTGGAGGTTGCCGACCTCTTCTTTGTCGGGCGCCTCAGCCCGGCGGCAATTGGTGGAGTGGGCCTTGCAATTTCAGTAATTTTTGTTTTAATGACGCTTATTATCGGCCTTGCGGGGGGGACGACTGCCTTTGTCTCCCGTTATTATGGTGAGAGCAATTATCCGTATGCGGGTCGTGTCCTGATTCAGGCGTTAATACTGGGTTTCATACTCTCGGTGGTGATCTCAGTTGTGGGGGCACTTTTTGCAGATGAAATGCTGAGTCTGTTCCAGGCGCCTGTAGATGTTATTATTGAGGGGGGGGCATATCTCAGGGTACTCTCCCTCGGAATCGTGACCCTGGTTGAATTCTGGATTGTTTCAACTTTTTTCCAGAGTATTGGCGACACTAAGACGCCGCTCCTGATAATTCTCGTAATAAATATACTCAATATCATCCTCGACCCTGTTCTGATATTCGGGATATGGCTTGTCCCCCCAATGGGTGTGTCCGGTGCCGCAGCAGCCACGGTCATTACCCGTGCTTTTGGGCTTGGGATTGGTGTTTTTTTGCTTTTAACCCGCCTGAATGCACAGATGGAATTTACCCGGCATTTAGAGGCTGATCTCAGTCTGATGCGTAGGATACTGCGGGTTGCGGTTCCGAATATGGTCCAGTCCGGGGTTCGGAGTGTGAGTTATCTTGTCATGTATGTCATCATCGCGTCATATGGCACGCTTGCTCTCTCCGCCTTTGGCATTGTCAGTCGTATAGAGATGTTCGCGCTGATGCCCGGGTTCGGTCTTGCGACTGCTGCAGCGGTGATGGTCGGGCAGAATCTGGGTGCAGAAAATCCGGACCGGTCAGAACAGTCTGTCTGGAAGGCGCTGGAATTATATGGCGGTTTTATGGCAATAATCACCGTGTTATTCCTGTTTTTTGGAGCAGACATAGCTCAGTTTTTTGACCCAAGCGGTCTTTCGGATGCATATGCAGTCTCTTATTTTCAGATAGTGTCGCCATTTTATGTGCTGATTGCTATTGCAATTGTTCTCTCATTTGCTCTGAATGGTGCTGGTGACACAAAGAAACCGATGTATGCCACGCTTGTCTCGTATTTTCTGGTACAGGTGCCGCTTGCATTGATTCTCCCTGCACTCACGGGGACAGGTCTTGCAGGAGTGTGGTATGCAATGGCAATTGGTATTCTTGTTCAGACCGTTGCACTCTACCTGATGTTTCGGTCTGGAAAATGGAGAAATATTCGGATTTAG